The DNA sequence TTTAAATGAATACGATATTCCGACAACGACGGGAACTCTGGTTCAATCCATTGAAGATGGTAAAGACTTTAAAAAAATCCACGCAGACAATGGAAAAATATACAAGGCAAAATCAATCATTGTTTCCACCGGCAGCAAACCAAGAACACTGGGCGTACCCGGCGAAAAAGAATTCATGGGCAAAGGGGTAGCATACTGCGCGATATGCGACGGACCGCTTTTCTCAGGCCTGGATGTAATCGTCTCCGGCGGCGGAAATTCTGCCGTTGAAGCTGCAATCGACCTTGCAAAGATAGCCAGCACTGTCAAGATTGTTCACAGAAGCCAATTCAGGGCGGACCAAGTTCTCATAGACAGACTAAAGCAACTTGAGAATGTTGAGATTTATCTTCAAACTGAAATAAGGGAAATCCGCGGCGAAAGGCTGCTCACACACATTGTTGCCTTCGACAAAAATGAAGGTAAGGAAATTGAAATCGCCACAAACGGTCTTTTCATAGAGATAGGTTACCTTCCAAAGAGCGAAGTCTTTGAGGGATTACTTGAAATGAACGAAAGAAAAGAAATTATTGTCGACAGAAAAGCAAAAACAAGCACCGAAGGAATTTTTGCAGCAGGGGATGTTACCAACGGCGATTACAAGCAAATAATACTATCGGCAGCAGAAGGCGCAACGGCCGCACTAAGCGCAAACGACTATATAAACAAGCTTTAAAACAAACCCAAAAATGGAGGATTATTAATATGGCTTTTTTAAATGAAGATATCAGCAAGCAAATCAAGGCAGTTTTTGCACCAATGAAAGAAAATGTGAACATCGCTCTATTCGTTGACAAAACTGGCTGCGAATCCTGCGAAGACGCCCGTGGATACATGGAGGAAATGGCCAGTCTCAGCGATAAGCTTTCGCTATCAGTCTACGATGTTGCCCGCGACAAGGAAAAAGCCATGGAATTTGACGTAAAGCTTACGCCTGCGATTGTCCTTCTTGACAGCGAAAACAAGAACAACGGAGTGAAGTTCAACGGAATCCCTGCTGGCCATGAGATAAACTCTTTCATATCAGGCATATTGAATGTATCTGGAGCCGGAGAAAAATTGCCGGAGGAAATGATGCAAAGAATCAAAAGTATAGACAAACCTGTAAACATTAAGGTCTTCGTAACCTTGGGCTGCCCGCATTGTCCGGGTGCCGTGTCAAAAGCCCACAAAATCGCTCTTCTAAACCCCAATGTGAATGCAGAGATGATTGAAGCCAACACCTTCGAAGAACTTTCCCAAAAGTTCAATGTCGGCGGGGTTCCTAAAATCGTCTTCAATGACAGTGTCGATCTTATAGGCGACCAGCCTTTGGATGCGTTCATAAATGCAATGGAAACCCTTTAGAAACGTTTTTTTAGAAAAACAATTCGTCACTATTAAAGCAGATACAACTTTATGTAATATATAGAAGAAAAGAGCCTTCGCAAATCACCCCGCGAAGGCCTTCTTTTTATGAGTCAACAATAATCCCGGAATATTCTTGCGCCATTTTATTCTATTCCGAAATCCTTCATGATTGTTAGCAAAGCCTCTATTGTAAGTTTCTTGGCGAATATTTCCCTGAACCGATAGCTTTTTTCTTTCCCTTCTTCCCTTAGTTTTGCTAGCTCTCCGGGAAGTTTTTCTTTCTGCCCGAGCATGTCTTCAAGCAGGTTCTCGAATTTCGCAAGCCTGTCGATTGCTTCTCCGCTGTAGCCGCCATTTTGTTTCCCCTCAATATGTTTTGAAATATATGTTTTTTTCTCTTCAATCCATTCGGTCAGTCTGTCCATGGCTTGCTCCTCCGATTGCCCGCTAAATTAAACATTGTTTGTTCTTTCCGTCCAATAATCTCACTTCTATTCGGCAACTTTTTTGTCTGCTTCAGAGTTTTCTAAGGTTTCAAACCCATCAATCCTACACTCGACTGTATCACCACGAGAAATAGGTGTTGCTCTGGGTCTCCCTGTCGAAATCCACTACACATTAATAGTTTTTAGCAATAAATTCGCCAAGGTCTTCCAGGCGGCATTCCTCGCTTTTCATATAATGTTTAGCAAAAGCGGCAGTATATTTAAGTCCGCTCCCGGTAATAATGCAAACAACCCTGTCGTCATCTGAAAGCACTCCAGTCTCTTTGAGTTTTTTCACAGCCGCAATCGGAACCGCAGAAGCCATGTTCCCGGTAGAAACCGTCCCTATTCTTTTATATCCGAGTTTAAGCGCATGTTGCAATCCCACATATGTTCCTCTGTCCTTAAACGACCATGTCGGATTTTGACTTTCATTCTTAAAATACAACTTATCAACACCAACAACGTCCGCTAGTCTCTCTGTTTCAACTAGCCCGGTAAATCCTTCATCTAGTGATACTCCTTCATCAACGCTTAAGAACTTTCAGTACCACTTTGTTTCCCGTGAAATCGATGGCATCATGGTCGGTTTTATCGTTTTTGGGAAGTCGAAAAGCCAAATACAGATGAAGCCCAAGGAAAAATCTCCTTCTGTGAGGTTTAGGCTTTCATCTGCACGCGTACTCATTCCTTCAACTGCCCTACGTGATCGGCAAAATCGCTGTGCCGATCTGTTTGATGTCTTATCCTTAAAAATTCGAATATTGCGAGTTTGATAAAATACAGAATCTGCTATACAGGAACGTATACGCTTCTGTATTTTATCCTCAACCCTAAATTGCAATCACTTATCTGCTGAATTTATATCCTCTGTGTATATTGATTAGATCTCTCAAAACTGACGCTCCAGCAGGTCTAACACCTGATGCCCCGCCTATGATTGTCAAATCGCCCAATCCGTCCGAGGTATACCTGACTGCTTTATTTTTTCCATCCACCCCGTAAAGAGAATGGCTCGAGTCAAGTTTTTCAAGCCGAACGCTCATTCTCACTTGTCCGTCTTTTTTTACCGTTTTGCCAACCAGCTTGAATTTTTTGCCTTCGGCTAAGCACTGACTTACATCCTCCGGTGTGATTTCCGTAATTCCTTCTACGCTTATGTCTTCCAATGTTTTTTCCTCATTCATAAGTACATTGGTCAAAATCAAGAGTTTAGACGCCGTATCCCAGCCCTCCACGTCAAGAGTCGGATCGGTTTCAGCAATACCAATTTTCTGCGCCTCTTTCAGCGCCTCAAGGTAGCTAACTTTTTTGTTTTCCATTTCATTTATTATGAAATTTGTCGTCCCATTAAGTAAGCCTTCTATGGAAAGTATTTCAGACCCGGCCAAGTCCATCATGCCACCGTTTATAGAAGGCAGAGCCCCTCCTGTAGTACAACCAATTCCCAGCTGCACTCCATTTTTCACTGCTAAATCATTCAGCTTTTTATATGCGAGCAATATTGGCCCCTTGTTGGATGTGATTACATGAATTCCACTTCCAATCGATTTAGTTATATGGGTCATACCCGGTTCTCCGGTTTTTTTGTTTGTGGGGGTCAT is a window from the Peptostreptococcaceae bacterium genome containing:
- a CDS encoding FAD-dependent oxidoreductase; the protein is MVLDFNLNGAAKAKGLDTERLYDAIIIGGGPAGLNAALYAKRKGLNIGIIANHIGGQVMDTSSVENYLGFKNLSGQDLMHRFEEHLNEYDIPTTTGTLVQSIEDGKDFKKIHADNGKIYKAKSIIVSTGSKPRTLGVPGEKEFMGKGVAYCAICDGPLFSGLDVIVSGGGNSAVEAAIDLAKIASTVKIVHRSQFRADQVLIDRLKQLENVEIYLQTEIREIRGERLLTHIVAFDKNEGKEIEIATNGLFIEIGYLPKSEVFEGLLEMNERKEIIVDRKAKTSTEGIFAAGDVTNGDYKQIILSAAEGATAALSANDYINKL
- a CDS encoding thioredoxin family protein, with the protein product MAFLNEDISKQIKAVFAPMKENVNIALFVDKTGCESCEDARGYMEEMASLSDKLSLSVYDVARDKEKAMEFDVKLTPAIVLLDSENKNNGVKFNGIPAGHEINSFISGILNVSGAGEKLPEEMMQRIKSIDKPVNIKVFVTLGCPHCPGAVSKAHKIALLNPNVNAEMIEANTFEELSQKFNVGGVPKIVFNDSVDLIGDQPLDAFINAMETL
- a CDS encoding homoserine dehydrogenase — its product is MNIAVIGFGGVGRAFMKLLEEKEEILREEGLDTQICYIINSRGGVYNPEGIDCMDLLEFSAKERDISKYPKGGSKDVSFGKMLENKDVDVVVEMTPTNKKTGEPGMTHITKSIGSGIHVITSNKGPILLAYKKLNDLAVKNGVQLGIGCTTGGALPSINGGMMDLAGSEILSIEGLLNGTTNFIINEMENKKVSYLEALKEAQKIGIAETDPTLDVEGWDTASKLLILTNVLMNEEKTLEDISVEGITEITPEDVSQCLAEGKKFKLVGKTVKKDGQVRMSVRLEKLDSSHSLYGVDGKNKAVRYTSDGLGDLTIIGGASGVRPAGASVLRDLINIHRGYKFSR